One Kiritimatiellia bacterium DNA window includes the following coding sequences:
- a CDS encoding TonB C-terminal domain-containing protein codes for MPWAPLAPRPAESAEASRFRRAFLISTAGHLLFLLIVVVAPFIVRWVTRPPKREIVTFVELVPPPPPAPPVTRPEPPKPQPPSPKKEEPKPSPIPEKPPEKPRPEKPKIQVSTNRIVRPAEPRPPRPQQPALTPEQIRKLLEANIRFNPASPPAATIDDLSLYYAIVRDAMYAAWIQPSAVARGLRAEASIRVLRNGAVTQRRLTRPSGNRLMDDSVMQALNSVSMLRPLPPEIREPHLDITIEFVVGE; via the coding sequence ATGCCGTGGGCCCCGCTCGCGCCGCGCCCGGCCGAATCCGCAGAAGCGTCTCGCTTCAGGCGGGCGTTTCTGATTTCGACGGCCGGGCATCTCTTGTTCCTGCTGATCGTCGTCGTTGCGCCGTTTATCGTCCGCTGGGTCACCCGGCCGCCGAAACGTGAAATAGTTACCTTCGTGGAGCTGGTGCCGCCTCCGCCGCCCGCGCCACCGGTCACTCGCCCCGAGCCGCCCAAGCCGCAGCCGCCCAGCCCGAAGAAGGAGGAACCGAAACCTTCGCCAATCCCCGAAAAACCGCCAGAGAAGCCTAGGCCGGAGAAACCGAAAATTCAGGTTAGCACCAACCGGATCGTGCGGCCCGCCGAGCCGCGGCCGCCCCGTCCGCAGCAGCCGGCCCTGACCCCTGAGCAGATCCGAAAGCTGCTCGAGGCAAATATCCGTTTCAACCCCGCGAGCCCGCCGGCCGCGACGATCGACGATCTTTCGCTCTACTATGCAATCGTTCGCGACGCGATGTATGCCGCCTGGATTCAACCGAGCGCCGTGGCCCGCGGCCTCCGCGCGGAGGCGTCGATCCGCGTCTTGCGGAATGGCGCGGTGACCCAGCGGCGGCTCACGCGGCCGTCCGGCAACCGGCTGATGGACGATTCCGTGATGCAGGCGCTGAACAGCGTGTCGATGTTGCGCCCGCTGCCGCCCGAGATCCGCGAGCCGCACCTGGATATCACCATCGAGTTTGTGGTCGGCGAATGA
- a CDS encoding biopolymer transporter ExbD gives MARRSSIRPLREISEINMTPLIDLTFLLLITFIITMPLLEQGIPVNLPKGRAQDMDTPVSRTITLDAEGRIYLEKVSVTLSQLGEQMKALAQAEPSLTVMVRADERLQYGKVVEVMRALYEANVTRLGLVTTPDAPARR, from the coding sequence ATGGCCCGGCGATCTTCCATCCGGCCGCTCCGGGAGATCAGCGAAATCAACATGACCCCGCTGATCGACCTGACGTTTTTGCTTCTGATCACCTTTATCATCACGATGCCGCTGCTCGAGCAGGGGATTCCGGTGAACCTGCCGAAGGGCCGCGCGCAGGACATGGACACGCCCGTTTCGCGCACGATCACGCTCGACGCGGAGGGCCGGATCTATCTGGAAAAAGTTTCGGTCACCCTGTCGCAGCTCGGGGAGCAGATGAAGGCGCTCGCCCAGGCGGAGCCCAGCCTGACGGTGATGGTCCGCGCCGATGAGCGGCTCCAGTACGGAAAAGTGGTCGAGGTCATGCGCGCACTGTACGAGGCGAATGTGACGCGCCTCGGATTGGTGACCACGCCGGACGCGCCGGCCCGGAGATAG